Proteins found in one Zea mays cultivar B73 chromosome 1, Zm-B73-REFERENCE-NAM-5.0, whole genome shotgun sequence genomic segment:
- the LOC100191228 gene encoding endonuclease/Exonuclease/phosphatase family isoform X1 — protein sequence MATNSEALSVGQSNHSYDPLKDQSRRPKSNDPGWKYAYYVEAGKRELIQCALCPKQIKGGIKRVKQHLAGGYGDIVKCPNTTREISKEMNEALNNGKRARPLYLDDDVLEDEAGQDDDVQVMGSRSMSASSKASSCTVPSPGTTAKRNKAIFQLKPHPIAAPKKLLNLICFFLYYLLSKMPTKPSDCIPFSNSTMGRELCIASVRTGEITKLILATTHLESPCPAPPKWDQMYSKERVAQAKQSLEILGGFPNAILCGDMNWDDKGDGPFPLQDGWTDAWVELKPGEDGWTYDTKANGMLSGNRKLQKRLDRFVCKLADFKMDSIEMIGKEAIPGVSYFKEKKIRKENQRIELPVFPSDHFGLVLTITQQKDDNV from the exons ATGGCAACAAATAGCGAGGCATTGTCTGTCGGTCAAAGTAATCACTCCTATGACCCACTCAAAGATCAGTCACGAAGGCCAAAGTCAAATGATCCAGGATGGAAATATGCATACTATGTTGAGGCGGGAAAGCGAGAGCTgattcaatgtgctttgtgccccAAACAAATAAAAGGAGGTATTAAGAGGGTGAAACAACATCTAGCTGGTGGCTATGGAGACATTGTCAAGTGTCCTAACACTACTAGAGAGATTTCTAAAGAGATGAACGAAGCTTTGAATAACGGGAAGCGGGCTAGGCCGTTGTACCTAGATGACGATGTATTGGAAGATGAAGCAGGACAAGATGATGATGTCCAAGTTATGGGAAGCAGGTCAATGTCAGCATCATCCAAGGCTTCCTCATGTACCGTGCCAAGTCCTGGAACAACTGCCAAAAGAAACAAAGCAATTTTCCAATTGAAGCCCCACCCAATTGCAGCTCCAAAGAAGTTGTTGAACTTGATCTGTTTCTTTTTATACTATTTG TTGAGCAAAATGCCGACGAAGCCATCTGACTGCATCCCATTTTCGAATTCAACAATGGGAAGAGAACTATGCATCGCAAGTGTTAGGACAGGAGAGATCACAAAGTTGATTTTGGCCACAACCCACCTCGAGAGCCCATGCCCTGCACCTCCCAAGTGGGATCAGATGTATAGCAAAGAACGTGTGGCTCAGGCAAAGCAATCCCTGGAAATTCTGGGAGGCTTCCCCAATGCCATACTCTGTGGGGACATGAACTGGGACGACAAGGGAGACGGCCCTTTCCCTCTGCAGGATGGGTGGACTGATGCTTGGGTTGAGCTGAAACCTGGAGAGGATGGCTGGACCTACGACACCAAGGCCAATGGCATGCTGTCAGGCAACCGCAAGCTGCAGAAGCGATTGGACCGgtttgtgtgcaagctagcagacTTCAAGATGGACAGCATTGAGATGATCGGGAAGGAGGCAATACCTGGTGTCTCCTACTTCAAGGAGAAGAAGATTCGGAAAGAGAACCAAAGGATTGAACTGCCTGTCTTTCCAAGTGACCACTTTGGGCTTGTTTTGACCATCACCCAGCAAAAGGATGACAACGTCTGA